From the Deltaproteobacteria bacterium genome, the window CTTCCCAGTGCACCCAGCCCTTAGGCGGATGGAAATTCGCCAACATCAAGGACGGAAACATGGCGGAATACTTCCACGTCAACGACGCGGTGGCGAACCTGACGCCGATCCCGGCTGATGTATCCGATGAAGCCGCCGTGTACACGACGGACATGATGTCCACGGGATTCAAAGGCGCGGAGAACGCGGATATCGTGCTCGGAGGCACGGCGGCGGTTTTCGGTCTGGGTCCGGTGGGCTTGATGGCGGCTGTGGGCGCCCGGCTGCTGGGAGCGGGTCTGGTGATCGGTGTGGACAAGGCGCCTCAGCGAATGAAGCTGGCGAAGGAATACGGGGTGGATGAAATCGTGGACCTGAGTAAAGGGGATCCGGTTGCATCCATCATGAAACTCACCCATGGGGAAGGCGTGGATTCGGCCATGGAAGCCGTGGGCGCTCAAGCACCTTTCGAGGACTGTATCAAAGCGACCCGTCCCGGGGGAACCATATCCAATATCGGTTATCACGGCGAAGGCGAATATTTGCAAATACCGCGTTTGGAGTGGGGCGTGGGAATGGCTGAAAAGACGATCAAGACCTTGCTCTGCCCGGGCGGCAACGAACGAATGAGCCGATTGCTCAGGCTGATCCAGACCAAACGCGTGGATCCTACCAAGCTGACGACGCACCGTTTCAAATTCGCCGACATCGAGAAGGCATTCCGGATGATGGATACCAAAGAAGACAACATCATCAAACCGATCATCCTGTTCAATTAGCGGCGCGGCTAAACCATCGTATAGCAGCGGACATGCGGTTCGGCGTTTAAACCGCCGGCAATGAAAGCACGAAGGGGGGAATCGTACGATCCTCCCTCTGTTTGTTTGAGGATGCGGGAAACCGGCATCCGGAGTTGTACCCCGGCGCGGCGGGACTTGCCGGTAGGGCCGCTCTTCACACCATCATCACATAAAACGAAAACCGGCATTTCAAGCCCCTCTTATCCTCGTTTGCACAATCCATTGAATATGCTCATGATGTCGGTGTCCTGAAGATTTTCGGCCAAAGACGCTTCGTAGTCGTCGGCTTCTTCCCGGAGATCCTGTTCCTTCGATGCGCTCGATGAAATCCGTCGTTCAGCCACCGTAGTGGTCTTGTGAGGTTCGCGGTGGGCTATCCCGGAATGCTGTCCGCGGACCCAGCGGTTACAGTCGTCATGGCTCCCCGCATACGCGAGCGTGCAGACATTTCCTCTGAGAAGACAGACGAGGCGATACCCGTTGCCCAGATCGTATTTCACGGAATGGTGAAGACGCGATTCCCCGTGACCGGTAAGCCTGCCGGCCTTGAACGGGTTTTGGTCTCCTTCCGCGACCAATTCGGCGAAAACGGTTCTGGCGCACTCGGCGGCCATAGCGGCTTTGCCTCCCGCTTTATCAAGATCTTTCAAACACTTATCGAACCTTGGCGTACATTGAATAAACCGTTTCACGGAATGGTCTCCTATCGGCCGGGTAAGGATGATGCCTCATGCGCACCTATCCCGATTTCCGGGGTGTCAAAGCAGATTGGACACATTGCTGAATACATGCGAAGAGCGGGAGTTCACTCTCGATCCGGCGCACCATCAAGCACGGATGGCCCTTGGCCGGTGGATTCATGTAAAGCCCACGAGTGAAATGAGGGAGGATCTGCTACGAAGATTCGGTGTCATCACGTAGAAGAAGACACCGGAATTCGGGAAACTGTCAAATAGAAAAATGCGATATAATCCGATCCAATAGATAGGAAATATCGATTCATATAGGGCGAAGACGGCGGACGCCCCGTTGTCCGACCATCGAACCCGGTGTTCATTCCCCGGCTAGATATGGGGCGGAAAACCACTGGTGGAGAACATGGTTCTTCTCGCCCTCGGGCGTGGTCTTCAGTCCGCCGTTGGCCCGGGTGTCCGTCTCAAACCGGCAGGCAAATCGGGCGCTTCCGGCCATGGAATTTACGTCGATTCCATCCGTCTTGTCCGGATCCAGGAACACCATAAACGTGCGGGCATCCGGACTGGCAATAACGATCATGGATGCTTCGTAAGTCTGCACGAAGAAGCTCATGGTTTCGGCCCCTCCCGGCAGTTCATCCTTCCAGATGCCCGGGCAGGCGTCTTCCGGAGCAGCCGGGAACCATCGATGCAATGGGTATTCCACGGTCCAGCCGGTGGGCAGCGTCATCACCGCGGTTCCCTCGTCCGCGGTCGAGAAGCTCGCAGTCAAGTGGTAGCCCAGGCCTCCCAGAT encodes:
- a CDS encoding NAD(P)-dependent alcohol dehydrogenase, with the translated sequence MRKIGEVAIMEKPIPEPGPNDAIVKTTTALVCTSDVHTVKGAIGERTDITLGHEACGVVYKLGSQVKGFKEGDRVVVCAITPCYTCHNCQRGFTSQCTQPLGGWKFANIKDGNMAEYFHVNDAVANLTPIPADVSDEAAVYTTDMMSTGFKGAENADIVLGGTAAVFGLGPVGLMAAVGARLLGAGLVIGVDKAPQRMKLAKEYGVDEIVDLSKGDPVASIMKLTHGEGVDSAMEAVGAQAPFEDCIKATRPGGTISNIGYHGEGEYLQIPRLEWGVGMAEKTIKTLLCPGGNERMSRLLRLIQTKRVDPTKLTTHRFKFADIEKAFRMMDTKEDNIIKPIILFN